From one Sulfurimonas sp. HSL-3221 genomic stretch:
- a CDS encoding response regulator, whose amino-acid sequence MPNKQLKVLAVDDDLINLKLLKSMLMKTGYVAEVIEAKNGADAIGELKNTADIDVVLLDIIMPVMGGLDMLRVLRADENLKQPPVIVLTTDETKKAEALEAGANGFLMKPVREKELSAKISQLIL is encoded by the coding sequence ATGCCGAACAAACAACTGAAAGTACTCGCCGTCGATGACGACCTGATCAACCTGAAGCTGCTCAAGTCCATGCTGATGAAAACAGGATATGTCGCCGAAGTCATTGAAGCCAAAAACGGTGCCGACGCCATCGGTGAGCTTAAAAATACCGCGGACATCGACGTCGTACTTCTCGACATTATCATGCCGGTCATGGGCGGTCTGGACATGCTTCGCGTCTTGCGTGCAGACGAGAACCTGAAGCAGCCGCCGGTCATCGTACTGACGACGGACGAGACGAAAAAAGCCGAGGCCCTCGAAGCCGGTGCCAACGGCTTCCTGATGAAACCGGTGCGTGAGAAAGAGCTCAGCGCAAAGATCTCCCAGCTGATCCTCTGA
- a CDS encoding 3'-5' exonuclease — translation MAKFVLLDTETTGAGETDRIIQLGFIVLEAGQQTEVYNDFCSAEVPIAFGAMEVHHITPEMIEGKPLCTETAAYRALMALNRDENYLVIHNAPFDLGMLEKEGFANGMKLIDTLRCARHVFEEEEAHRLQYFRYKMGLYKEEAAEAQKLGVEIKAHDAIGDVLTLKLFLSRLRARVQERFPGENPVEKMVALTKEPVFYKGPMRFGKYKGKTLFEIAADDRGYLQWMMDKMENLDDDMRYSVNRVLSGV, via the coding sequence ATGGCGAAATTCGTATTGCTGGACACGGAGACGACGGGGGCAGGGGAAACGGACCGCATTATCCAGCTTGGATTCATTGTCCTGGAAGCGGGACAGCAGACGGAGGTTTACAACGATTTCTGTTCCGCGGAAGTGCCGATCGCGTTCGGCGCGATGGAAGTGCACCACATTACGCCGGAGATGATCGAAGGTAAACCCCTCTGTACCGAGACGGCGGCGTACCGGGCACTCATGGCGCTGAACCGGGACGAGAACTACCTCGTGATCCACAATGCCCCTTTTGACCTGGGGATGCTGGAAAAAGAGGGGTTTGCCAATGGCATGAAACTCATCGATACTCTGCGCTGTGCCCGCCATGTTTTCGAAGAGGAAGAGGCCCACCGGCTGCAGTATTTCCGCTATAAGATGGGGCTTTACAAAGAGGAAGCGGCGGAAGCGCAGAAACTGGGGGTCGAGATCAAGGCCCATGACGCCATCGGCGACGTCCTGACGCTGAAACTCTTTTTGAGCCGTCTGCGCGCGCGTGTCCAGGAGCGTTTTCCCGGAGAGAACCCTGTCGAGAAGATGGTCGCGCTGACGAAGGAACCGGTCTTTTACAAAGGGCCGATGCGCTTTGGCAAATACAAAGGAAAGACGCTCTTTGAAATCGCGGCGGATGATCGCGGGTATCTACAGTGGATGATGGATAAGATGGAAAACCTGGACGACGATATGCGCTATTCGGTCAATCGCGTTCTCTCAGGCGTGTAG
- a CDS encoding DUF819 family protein — MISSVFGYLGIVLALGGGLWRIETRTPLKLFTWLPAIVLIYLLAITLSQSGLFAQNAAQTFAYKEVKSWLLPMMLFIMLLRLDLRAFLTLGRPLLLAYGAAVLSIAGAFFGIFALFDFGPEAAGVFGALGGSWTGGTANMLAVAAALGISEAQLGPALVVDSLLYTLWVSALLLAVPFARRFDRWNGTKTMEAAPSETVEGRGGFRSFLILTAVALLIAFALRYIAALLPLLPESTWSVLLATLAGVAGSFTPMRRLGGSSTLASFLLYLLVALIGSHASLHGFTEVPRYLAAAASILILHALFMLLIARLFRLSFFTIGVASLANIGGVASAPILAAAYNRLLIGPAVIMAVMGYLIGTLVGLLIASGLQSIAA, encoded by the coding sequence ATGATATCAAGTGTCTTCGGTTATCTCGGTATTGTGCTCGCACTCGGCGGCGGACTCTGGCGGATCGAGACGCGCACCCCTCTCAAACTCTTTACCTGGCTGCCCGCCATCGTCCTGATCTATCTCCTTGCCATTACGCTCTCTCAAAGCGGCCTCTTCGCCCAGAACGCTGCACAGACCTTCGCCTATAAAGAGGTAAAATCCTGGCTCCTGCCGATGATGCTCTTCATCATGCTGCTCCGGCTGGACCTGCGTGCATTCCTCACGCTGGGCAGACCCTTGCTACTGGCCTACGGTGCTGCCGTCCTCTCCATCGCCGGCGCCTTCTTCGGCATCTTTGCCCTCTTTGACTTCGGACCAGAAGCCGCCGGCGTCTTCGGAGCGCTTGGCGGGAGCTGGACCGGCGGAACGGCCAATATGCTCGCCGTCGCCGCGGCCCTTGGCATCTCCGAAGCCCAGTTGGGGCCGGCGCTGGTCGTCGACTCACTGCTCTATACGCTCTGGGTCAGCGCCCTGCTGCTTGCCGTTCCCTTTGCCCGCCGTTTTGACCGCTGGAACGGGACCAAAACCATGGAAGCGGCCCCATCGGAAACCGTAGAGGGCAGAGGCGGCTTCCGCTCTTTCCTCATCCTCACTGCTGTCGCCCTCCTTATCGCGTTCGCGCTCAGATACATCGCCGCGCTGCTTCCCCTCTTACCCGAAAGCACCTGGAGCGTACTTCTCGCGACACTTGCGGGCGTCGCAGGCAGTTTCACGCCGATGAGACGCCTGGGAGGCAGCAGCACGCTCGCTTCCTTCCTGCTCTATCTGCTGGTGGCGCTGATCGGGTCCCATGCCTCCTTGCATGGTTTCACCGAAGTGCCGCGCTACCTTGCTGCGGCCGCCTCCATTCTCATCCTTCACGCCCTCTTCATGCTCCTGATCGCACGGCTCTTCAGACTCTCGTTCTTCACGATCGGTGTCGCTTCCCTGGCCAATATCGGTGGGGTCGCCTCGGCCCCCATTCTGGCGGCTGCCTATAACCGTCTGCTCATCGGCCCCGCCGTCATTATGGCCGTAATGGGCTATCTGATCGGTACCCTCGTCGGCCTGCTGATCGCCTCCGGCCTGCAGAGTATCGCCGCATGA